A stretch of the Thermus thermophilus genome encodes the following:
- a CDS encoding CarD family transcriptional regulator, which yields MKEFRPGDKVVLPPYGVGVVAGIAQRSVSGVSRAYYQVDFPGSRSKAYVPVEAPHSVGLRKALAPEEVPVILDLLKNGRMPLPKQWAARHRKTSEILADGNPYRIAQMAGQLRAWEVERGLPDLDRQALRRAIHLLAEEVAQSLEITVQEAKRLFEEAWGEELN from the coding sequence GTGAAAGAGTTCAGGCCTGGGGACAAGGTGGTCTTGCCCCCCTACGGGGTCGGCGTGGTGGCGGGCATCGCCCAGCGGAGCGTAAGCGGGGTGAGCCGGGCCTACTACCAGGTGGACTTCCCCGGTTCCCGCTCCAAGGCCTACGTGCCGGTGGAAGCGCCCCACAGCGTGGGCCTAAGGAAGGCCCTGGCCCCGGAAGAGGTCCCCGTGATCCTGGACCTGCTCAAGAACGGGCGGATGCCCCTCCCCAAGCAGTGGGCCGCCCGGCACCGCAAGACCAGCGAGATCCTGGCGGACGGGAACCCCTACCGCATCGCCCAGATGGCGGGCCAGCTCCGGGCCTGGGAGGTGGAGCGGGGCCTTCCCGACCTGGACCGGCAGGCCCTGAGGCGGGCCATCCACCTCCTGGCCGAGGAGGTGGCCCAAAGCCTAGAGATCACCGTCCAGGAGGCGAAGCGCCTCTTTGAGGAGGCCTGGGGCGAGGAGCTGAACTAA
- the ispE gene encoding 4-(cytidine 5'-diphospho)-2-C-methyl-D-erythritol kinase yields MERLAPAKVNLGLSVRFRREDGYHELHTLFAPFSLADRLVVEPVSAGLHFQGPYGRENLAYRAASLYLEAAGQPGGVRILLEKRIPEGAGLGGGSSDAAQVLLALKALYPAEVDLFALARTLGADVPFFLLGRGAEARGVGERLRPLALPPVPAVVFFPGLKVPTPLVYRAVRPEDFGPDLPVGAILEALARGEEPPYWNSLEGPAFRLFPELKEVRGRMRALGLRGVLMSGSGSAFFGLAEGPDHARRAAEALGAWGRAWAGTLGGGDAGSGPA; encoded by the coding sequence ATGGAGCGCCTAGCCCCCGCGAAGGTCAACCTCGGGCTTTCCGTCCGCTTCCGGCGGGAGGACGGGTACCACGAGCTCCACACCCTCTTCGCCCCCTTCTCCCTGGCGGACCGGCTGGTGGTGGAGCCCGTTTCGGCGGGCCTCCACTTCCAGGGGCCTTACGGGCGCGAGAACCTGGCCTACCGGGCGGCCTCCCTCTACCTCGAGGCGGCGGGCCAACCCGGGGGCGTGCGCATCCTTTTGGAGAAGCGGATCCCCGAGGGAGCCGGGCTTGGGGGCGGGAGTTCCGACGCGGCCCAGGTCCTTCTTGCCCTCAAGGCCCTTTACCCGGCGGAGGTGGACCTCTTCGCCCTGGCCCGGACCCTCGGGGCGGACGTCCCCTTCTTCCTCCTCGGGCGGGGGGCGGAGGCCCGGGGGGTGGGGGAGAGGCTTAGGCCCCTCGCCCTGCCCCCGGTCCCCGCGGTGGTCTTCTTTCCCGGGCTCAAGGTGCCCACGCCCCTGGTCTACCGGGCCGTGCGGCCGGAGGACTTCGGCCCGGACCTCCCCGTGGGGGCCATCCTCGAGGCCTTGGCCCGGGGGGAGGAGCCCCCGTACTGGAACAGCCTGGAAGGCCCCGCCTTCCGCCTCTTCCCCGAGCTCAAGGAAGTGCGGGGCCGGATGCGGGCGTTGGGGCTTAGAGGGGTGCTCATGTCGGGCTCGGGGAGCGCCTTCTTCGGGCTTGCGGAAGGCCCGGACCACGCGAGGCGGGCGGCGGAGGCGCTTGGGGCCTGGGGGCGCGCCTGGGCCGGCACGCTGGGAGGTGGGGATGCTGGGTCTGGACCTGCTTAA
- the tsaE gene encoding tRNA (adenosine(37)-N6)-threonylcarbamoyltransferase complex ATPase subunit type 1 TsaE, producing MRLLLSRRLSRLEDTQALAEEVLGLLPWGALVALEGPLGAGKTTFVGFLVRALGFPGRVTSPTYTLIHTYPTPEGPVVHADLYRLKDPSLLLGQLEAALEGARLGLVEWGEPRLLGASHLLRLSPEGEARRAELWEVGPGEEEGV from the coding sequence ATGCGGCTCCTTCTTTCGCGCAGGCTTTCGCGCCTCGAGGACACCCAGGCCCTGGCGGAGGAGGTCCTGGGCCTCCTCCCCTGGGGCGCCCTTGTGGCCCTCGAGGGCCCCTTGGGCGCGGGCAAGACCACCTTCGTGGGCTTCCTCGTCCGGGCCCTGGGCTTCCCCGGCCGGGTCACGAGCCCCACCTACACCCTCATCCACACCTACCCCACCCCCGAGGGGCCCGTGGTCCACGCCGACCTCTACCGCCTGAAGGACCCCTCCCTCCTCCTCGGCCAGCTGGAGGCCGCCCTGGAGGGGGCACGGCTCGGCCTGGTGGAGTGGGGGGAGCCCCGCCTCCTCGGGGCGAGCCACCTCCTTAGGCTTTCGCCGGAAGGGGAGGCCCGCCGGGCCGAGCTATGGGAGGTCGGCCCCGGCGAGGAGGAGGGCGTCTAG
- a CDS encoding metal-binding protein: protein MPSGRAHEALNLAALGGLALAHLAAGGSPEDPRAWAFGLAYLAGTYLLSPDLDLAERGVRASRRWGVLAAFWRPYGWLFRHRGLSHTWLLGPLTRLAYLGAWVGLLLLVLRWTLGLQVSLDLPPELWGFGLLGYYASQWLHLLADGIRPDHGLKRLRRPR from the coding sequence ATGCCCTCGGGGCGCGCCCACGAGGCCTTGAACCTGGCGGCGCTGGGCGGCCTGGCTCTGGCCCACCTGGCGGCGGGGGGCTCTCCGGAGGACCCCCGGGCCTGGGCCTTCGGCCTCGCCTACCTGGCGGGCACTTACCTCCTTTCCCCCGATTTGGACCTGGCGGAGCGGGGGGTGAGGGCGAGCCGCCGCTGGGGGGTCCTCGCCGCCTTCTGGCGCCCTTACGGCTGGCTCTTTAGGCACCGGGGCCTCTCCCATACCTGGCTGCTTGGGCCCCTCACCCGGCTCGCCTACCTGGGGGCTTGGGTGGGGTTACTTCTCCTGGTCCTGCGCTGGACTCTGGGCCTACAGGTCTCCCTAGACCTTCCCCCGGAGCTATGGGGCTTCGGCCTGCTCGGCTACTACGCCTCCCAGTGGCTCCACCTCCTCGCGGACGGGATCCGGCCCGACCACGGCCTGAAGCGCCTGCGCCGTCCTCGGTGA
- the rpsL gene encoding 30S ribosomal protein S12, which translates to MPTINQLVRKGREKVRRKSKVPALKGAPFRRGVCTVVRTVTPKKPNSALRKVAKVRLTSGYEVTAYIPGEGHNLQEHSVVLIRGGRVKDLPGVRYHIVRGVYDAAGVKDRKKSRSKYGTKRPKEAAKTAAKAKK; encoded by the coding sequence CTGCCGACGATCAATCAGCTCGTCCGAAAGGGCCGCGAGAAGGTCCGCAGAAAGAGCAAGGTTCCGGCGCTGAAGGGGGCGCCCTTCCGCCGGGGGGTGTGCACCGTGGTGCGCACCGTCACCCCCAAGAAGCCCAACTCGGCGCTCCGTAAGGTGGCCAAGGTGCGCCTCACCTCCGGCTACGAGGTCACGGCCTACATCCCCGGCGAGGGGCACAACCTTCAGGAGCACTCGGTGGTCCTCATCCGGGGCGGCCGTGTGAAGGACCTGCCGGGCGTGCGCTACCACATCGTGCGCGGGGTCTACGACGCCGCCGGGGTCAAGGACCGAAAGAAGAGCCGCTCCAAGTACGGGACCAAGAGGCCCAAGGAGGCGGCCAAAACCGCGGCCAAGGCCAAGAAGTAG
- a CDS encoding TlpA family protein disulfide reductase, giving the protein MTKFWTLLVAGALSLALAVKPGEPLPGFLLWDPQGRPVAPATMPKPAVLVFWASWCPVCKAEFPGLHRVAEETGVPFYVISREPRDTREVVLEYMKAYPRFIPLLASDRDRPHEVAARFKVLGQPWTFVVDREGKVVALFAGRAGREALLDALLLAGADLP; this is encoded by the coding sequence ATGACCAAATTCTGGACCCTTCTCGTGGCGGGCGCGTTGAGCCTGGCCTTGGCGGTGAAGCCGGGCGAGCCCCTTCCCGGCTTCCTCCTTTGGGACCCCCAGGGCCGGCCCGTGGCCCCGGCGACGATGCCAAAGCCCGCGGTCCTCGTCTTTTGGGCCAGCTGGTGCCCGGTGTGCAAGGCGGAGTTCCCCGGCCTGCACCGGGTGGCGGAGGAGACGGGGGTCCCGTTTTACGTCATCAGCCGGGAGCCCCGGGACACCAGGGAGGTGGTTCTGGAGTACATGAAGGCCTACCCCCGCTTCATCCCCCTTCTGGCCTCGGACCGGGACCGGCCCCACGAGGTGGCGGCCCGGTTCAAGGTTCTGGGCCAGCCCTGGACCTTTGTGGTGGACCGGGAGGGGAAGGTGGTGGCCCTCTTCGCCGGACGGGCGGGCCGGGAGGCCTTGCTAGACGCCCTCCTCCTCGCCGGGGCCGACCTCCCATAG
- the sbtR gene encoding TetR/AcrR family transcriptional regulator SbtR, whose amino-acid sequence MAAMITPPGAGVKDKKRAILEATLAVLRERGLSGLKMEEVARRAEVGKGTIYLYFRDKRDLLKALVEERTWAFYREVEEVVRRKAPFFVRLEEVLRRRLAWVQEWRGLWAAVAREAMDDPTPWLKGLHEHYLRLLEELLRSGQSEGAVRTGLSPRATAAVIAAMGCTPSLEVEAYLEHLMEVLRKGVEP is encoded by the coding sequence GTGGCCGCGATGATAACCCCTCCAGGGGCCGGCGTCAAGGACAAGAAGCGGGCCATCCTCGAGGCCACCCTGGCCGTGCTCCGGGAGCGGGGCCTCTCCGGGCTCAAGATGGAGGAGGTGGCCCGGAGGGCGGAGGTAGGCAAGGGCACCATCTACCTCTACTTCCGCGACAAGAGGGACCTGCTCAAGGCCCTGGTGGAGGAGCGCACCTGGGCCTTCTACCGCGAGGTGGAGGAGGTGGTGCGCCGCAAGGCGCCTTTTTTTGTGCGCCTCGAGGAGGTACTGAGGCGCCGCCTGGCCTGGGTGCAGGAGTGGCGGGGCCTCTGGGCCGCCGTGGCCCGGGAGGCCATGGACGACCCCACCCCCTGGCTCAAGGGCCTCCACGAGCACTACCTCCGCCTCCTGGAGGAGCTTTTGCGGTCGGGCCAGTCGGAAGGGGCCGTGCGCACGGGCCTCTCCCCCAGGGCCACGGCCGCGGTCATCGCGGCGATGGGGTGCACCCCCTCCTTGGAGGTGGAAGCCTATTTGGAGCATCTTATGGAGGTGCTCCGGAAAGGAGTAGAGCCGTGA
- the rpsG gene encoding 30S ribosomal protein S7 translates to MARRRRAEVRQLQPDLVYGDVLVTAFINKIMRDGKKNLAARIFYDACKIIQEKTGQEPLKVFKQAVENVKPRMEVRSRRVGGANYQVPMEVSPRRQQSLALRWLVQAANQRPERRAAVRIAHELMDAAEGKGGAVKKKEDVERMAEANRAYAHYRW, encoded by the coding sequence ATGGCACGGAGAAGGAGAGCAGAAGTCCGTCAGCTCCAGCCCGACCTCGTCTACGGGGACGTGCTGGTCACCGCCTTCATCAACAAGATCATGCGGGACGGGAAGAAGAACCTGGCCGCCCGCATCTTCTACGACGCCTGCAAGATCATCCAGGAGAAGACCGGCCAGGAGCCCCTCAAGGTCTTCAAGCAGGCGGTGGAGAACGTCAAGCCCCGGATGGAGGTCCGTTCCCGCCGCGTGGGCGGGGCCAACTACCAGGTCCCCATGGAGGTCTCCCCGAGGCGCCAGCAGTCCCTGGCCTTGAGGTGGCTCGTTCAGGCGGCCAACCAGCGCCCTGAGCGGCGCGCGGCGGTGCGCATCGCCCACGAGCTGATGGACGCCGCCGAGGGTAAGGGCGGGGCGGTGAAGAAGAAGGAGGACGTGGAGCGGATGGCCGAGGCGAACCGGGCCTACGCCCACTACCGGTGGTGA
- a CDS encoding cyanophycinase, with the protein MRQGYFALLTADPLRGALNRVEARLIEEARGEALFLIPYALRDLAEAWRLVYRDLGLRRGRVVYLRRREEAFDPEVARRVAESPLVILAAESLPEFLDLIRNSLLLQALAEVYRQGGGVVAVGEATGLLGEAAFYALEGEVRAGFGLALLRGLALLPRVEERGRFLALSRLVADNPDLVGLGLLENTALRLLRGLGEVWAGGVTLVDAGGAEYTGRGVRGLRVDVLSTGERFSLPSL; encoded by the coding sequence GTGCGTCAGGGCTACTTCGCCTTGCTCACCGCGGACCCCTTGCGGGGCGCCCTCAACCGGGTGGAGGCCCGGCTTATTGAGGAGGCCCGTGGGGAGGCCCTTTTCCTCATCCCGTACGCCCTGCGGGACCTGGCCGAGGCCTGGCGCCTCGTCTACCGCGACCTGGGCCTCAGGCGGGGCCGGGTGGTCTACCTCCGGCGCCGGGAGGAGGCCTTTGACCCCGAGGTGGCCCGGCGGGTGGCGGAAAGCCCCCTGGTGATCCTCGCCGCCGAGAGCCTGCCGGAGTTCCTGGACCTCATCCGCAACAGCCTCCTCCTGCAGGCCCTCGCCGAGGTCTACCGCCAGGGGGGTGGGGTGGTGGCCGTGGGAGAGGCCACCGGCCTCCTGGGCGAGGCGGCCTTTTACGCCTTGGAAGGCGAGGTCCGGGCGGGGTTCGGCCTCGCCCTCCTCAGGGGGCTCGCCCTCCTTCCCCGGGTGGAGGAGCGGGGGCGGTTTCTGGCCCTTTCCCGCCTGGTGGCGGACAACCCCGACCTCGTGGGGCTCGGCCTTTTGGAAAACACCGCCCTCCGCCTCCTTCGGGGCCTCGGGGAGGTGTGGGCGGGCGGGGTCACCTTGGTGGACGCCGGCGGGGCCGAGTACACGGGCCGGGGCGTCCGCGGCCTGAGGGTGGACGTCCTCTCCACGGGCGAGCGCTTCTCCCTTCCCAGCCTATAA